A segment of the Coregonus clupeaformis isolate EN_2021a unplaced genomic scaffold, ASM2061545v1 scaf2766, whole genome shotgun sequence genome:
AAAGACTCCACCCTGAGAAtcacagacctgagagagagtGACTCTGCTGAATACAAGTTTAGATTTACAACAACTGAGGTAAAATGGGGATACAGCTTCCCTGGAATAACTCTGAATGTCACAGGTAATACTGCCCTTACAGTATTATATAATCTAGTCCGACTATTCCCAAACTGGGGCACGCGTACGCCCAGGGGTACAAGCAATAAAAATGTGATGCACATTTTCAAACAGTCCATTTAAATTTTCCAACAGGGTTATACATTTGGGTATCGTTTTTTTTCTCGCCTGAGTAGCCTCGTTTCACTGCCAAAAATAAAATTAAACAATCTAGTGTTCAGCGAAATAATAACACAATGTCAAATACAGGTAGCCTAGTCAAATaattaacatccaatcacattaaCCGTTACTCTCTAGTGGGAATTCCACTAACGGTCCATATGTAGCCAAACGtagctgctgctcattccgtttgcTCGAAAATGGATAAATAGTTTTTTTAACAGTACAGCCCACGTCCATAGAGACATATACCAGCTCTACTGGTAGTACTGCTACTACCAGCAGTACTACACCTGCACCTGTCGACGACACAAGTGGTTCTGCTTCCACGAGCACATCCAATGCTAGCATCAGTAATTTACATTTGTTGCTAGCACAGCTAGCATGGACACTGACAGTTGTGAATCGGATGCAGCCGAAGAGCTACTGCCCCCTTACCTGGGAAAGCACCGAACAACAGACAGGGACATTGGACCATCGAAGAGGCACAAATATGATTGATTTGGGGTTCACTTATATTGGGAGTAGTGCCTCAGCCACAGTGTGTTATATGTGGAAATGTACTATCTCACAACTCAATGAAACCTTCACTCTTTCGCGTATATTTAGAAACGAAACATGCCAATTTGAAAAATAAGCCAAAGGAGTTTTTTGAGCGAGAATTAAGACGACTTTCGAGTAGTAAGACATGTATAAAAGCAACAGATACCATTAATAAGAAGGGGCTAGAAGCGTCTTATATGGTGAGCTACCGAGTGGCTAGGACAGGCAAGCCCCATACTATTGTGGAGGACTTAATTCTTCCTGCTGCCGCGGATATGGCTGGGACAATGCTGGGGGAAAAGGCCAAAAAAACGATACAGACAATGCCTTCATCAAACAACACTGTTTCACGACGCATCAGTGACGTGGGCATAAGATGTTTTGAAACAATTACTGCTTTGCATAAAAGCCAGTGAATTCTATGCTTACAGCTGGATGAGTCAACAGACGTGGCGGGTCTGGCACAGCTCCTGGTAATGTCCGTTACGTTTATGGGGGATCAATTAGGAAGACATCCTCTTCTGCAAATCACTGGAAACCAGGACAACAGGAGAGGATATTTTTAAAGTACTGGACAGCTTTGTGACATCAAATGAACTTTGGTGGTCTAGATGTGTTGGTATCTGTACTGATGGCGCAATAAACATGACAGGGAGACATAGTGGAGTGGTAACGCGCGTGCAAGTAGTTGCTTCCGACGCCACTTGGGTACACTGCAGCATCCACAGAGAGGCTCTTGCTGCCAAGGGAATGCCTGACAGCTTGAAAGACGTTTTGGACACTACAGTGACATGGTTAACTTTGTTAAAGCAAGGCCCCTGAACTCTTGTGAATTTTCTGCATTATGCAATGATATGGGCAGCGACCATGTAACGCTTTTACAACATACAGAAGTGCGCTGGTGATCAAGGGGCATAGTATTGATACGTTTTTTTAATTGAGAGAATAGCTTAAAGTTTTCTTTACTGACCATAATTTTCACTTGTCTGACCACTTGCATGATGACGAGTTTCTCACACGActggctgtcacgccctggctctggggacactgttatgtttaGCAGGGGTGTAgatctatgtgttgtgtttctatgtcggggttctaggtattgtatttctgtgtttgccagagtggttcccaatcagaggcaacgagtgtcagctgtggctggttgtctctgattgggagccatacttatagaggctgttttcccacattagttgtgggatcttgtttctagttggtttgtgttagaccgtgaactgtcacgttatcgttttgtttattttgtcgttatatcgctaataaagagtatgttcgctCGCAACGCTGGTTGGTCCTCAtcgttcccgacgatcgtgacagaagatcccaccaaaactggaccaagcaagtgtccaggagccatcgccaggggagtcgctagcagatctccgtggcaacctcgactgggtcaggCCTCaatgaagagcagagagggtggatttgggaacagtggaggaagagtctcgactgggtcaagccaaatgaggagcagaatggctggagttggaagcagaagagcgagagttgggcgagaactatagaagcctggcccacggggaagagagaccccagaattttttttagggggctcacgacgtggacgtcgggcagcaggaggccgcgagtagagcggtccagcgggttggcagaggaggccgccaggttacgggggccactggtcaaagaagggaaggaaggtgtagaggcacggcgagaggtactggggtgtgttaccagtccagtccggcctgttccagatcccggtgtagggccagtggtgtgtgtccccagtacggtccggcctgttcctgcccctcgcaccaagcctacggtgcgcgtcgccagcccagcccggcctgttcctgctccccgcaccaagcctagggtgcgcgtcgccagcccggtccggcctgttcctgccactcgcaccaagccaggggtgcgagtcgtcagcccggtccagcccgctCCGCCCACGCACCAAACCAGGTGCAGCGACGTCAGCccgtccggtccgttcctgctccacgcaccagccaggggtgcgatcgtcagcccggtccggcccgggcTGCTCCACGacctaagccaggggtgcgcatcgtcagcccggtccggtccgttcctgctccacgcaccaagccaggggtgcgcatcgtcagcccggtccggcccgctcctgctccccgcaccaagccaatggtgcgcgtcgccagccctgtccggtcCGCTCCTGcaccccacaccaagccagtggtgtgcgtcatcagtccagcacggcccgtgcctgttccccacatcAAGCCAGTGgcgtgcgtcgtcagtccggcacggcccgtacctgttccactggtgcctggtccagcaccggtcagatgctttacgccggagctagagcaatctgctccaccagtgtgcagtccagctccggccagcggggccagaccggaccaggggtactttggggggttggagagggagtggggatcaggtccggagccggatccgccgcctaggcggagtgcccacccggtccctcccctgtggaaTTTATTTgccgcggtcggagtccgcgcctttaggggggggtactgtcacgccctggctctggggacactgttatgttgagccagggtgtgtagatctatgtgttgtgtttctatgtcggggttctaggtattgtatttctgtgtttgccagagtggttcccaatcagaggcaacgagtgtcagctgtggctggttgtctctgatttggagccatacttatagaggctgttttcccacattagttgtgggatcttgtttctagttggtttgtgttagaccgtgaactgtcacgttatcgttttgtttattttgtcgttatatcgctaataaagagtatgttcgtctgcaacgctgcgccttggtcctcatctgttcccgacgatcgtgacactggccTATCTGGGTGATGTTTTTTCCCGCCTGAATTATCTGAATCTAGGATTACAGGGACTCTCCGCAACTATATTCAATGTGCGGGACAAAATTGAGGCTATGATTAAAAAGTTGGCGCTCTTCTCTGTCTGCATTAACAAGGACAGCACACAGTTCTTTCCATCATTGTatgttttttgtgtgcaaattaaCTCAAGCTTACAGACAATGTCAACTGTGATGTAGCGAAGCACCTGAGTGAGCTGGGTGCGCAATTACGCAGGTACTTTCCTGAAACGGACGACACAAACAACTGGATTCGTTATCCCTTTCATGCCCTGCCTCCAGTCTACTTACCGATATCTGAACAAGAGAGCCTTATCGAAATTGCAAGAAGCGGTTCTGTGAAAATTGAATTTAATCAGAAGCCACTGCCAGATTTCTGGATAGGGCTGCGCTCAGGGTATCCTGCCTTGGCAAATCGCGCTGTTAAGACACTGATGCCCTTTGTAATCACGTACCTATGTGAGAGTGGATTCTCGGCCCTCAGTTACATGAAAACTAAATACAGGCACAGACTGTGTGTGGAAAATGATTTAAGACTGAGACTCTCTCCAATACAACCCAACATTGCAGAGTTATGTGCATCCCTTCAAGCACACCCTTCTCATTAACCTGTGGTGAGTTATTCACAGTTATTGATGAACAAATAAGGTTTTATATGTAAGATGGCTAAATAAAGAGCAAAAATTAttgattattatattattattatttgtgccCTGGTCCTATAAGAGCACTTTGTTACTTCCCACGAGCCAAAAACTCACACTCATTCTTATGTTTAATAAATGTatcgtatagtgtgtgtgtggcaggcttACAATGGTGTCCAAAAACTACATTTGTGAGTGTGCTGACCCTGGTGCTAGAGGGGGTACACAGCTGGAGGTTGAATGTTTGAGGGGTACGGGACTATACACattttgggaaccactgatctagCCTAAGTCATTATATTATTGGTGGAAATGAAGATGATTGTGCTCTTTTGTCTTCATTTGGCCCTTTTCAGACTTGCAGGTGAAGGAGACTCCTGCCACAGAGGAAGGGAAGgtgacactgacctgtagcacCACCTGTACGCTAACTGACAACTCCAACCCCACCTACATCTGGTACAAGAACAGACAACGTCTCACCAACCCAAACACCCAAGATAACTACCTCTCCCTAGACCAAATCAGCAGTGAGGATGCAGGCAGCTACTCCTGTGCTGTAAAGGCTGTGATAATCTCTGTTCTGCTGTTACGTTTGTTGGGGAACCAAAGTCTTTGTAGAATGCAGTTGTAGGAATCATAGTGGTTGTTCTGattctcatcctctgtctctctgggttcatgtggttcaggtgagtgagaagaggaaggaaggaaggagagagagacagaaagaaagagggagagagggtgaaaggagGATTATTGTTTTACCTGCAGCACTGCTCCAGAGGTGTCAGGATAGAGGGCACTCTATAGAGTGGTGTCCAACTCCTGCACTCAGCACAGACACAGTACACAAGGTTCAAGATAACAAAGAATAAGCCAACGCAATAATTCCACGCAATAATTCAAATGATCTACAGCCACGTTATTACTAGATTTCACGACCGCTGGTCACATTTTCAATGCTAATCCTGTAGAATCAGCAACGACACTGGTCcaattaatgtttttattttcaaaCACTCAGCATATAATTATTATGTTTTCTTAACCTGTATTTTTAATCCTAACTCAACCCCAGAAACAGGAAGAGGATTTCCAGTACGCTGCTGTGGAATTCAACCTCCCCAGTGCTGCTCCATAGACTGTGTTTGAGTCAAatgaatggctgttgttgttaaGATACCTGTAGAGAGCGCTGTAGTACAGTACACTGGAAACACCAGGTTTTAGTGTAGCTGGTG
Coding sequences within it:
- the LOC123489123 gene encoding sialic acid-binding Ig-like lectin 12 — translated: MGVWSTADLSQDPEYAGRVKYHPTTDKDSTLRITDLRESDSAEYKFRFTTTEVKWGYSFPGITLNVTDLQVKETPATEEGKVTLTCSTTCTLTDNSNPTYIWYKNRQRLTNPNTQDNYLSLDQISSEDAGSYSCA